From Malaya genurostris strain Urasoe2022 chromosome 2, Malgen_1.1, whole genome shotgun sequence:
TtctgggtcatggacccctttactaaaatcaacttaggcctcagacccccatcaacaaattcctttgaaaattcaatttcttgctttttaaatattgatgtgaaatacttaccaatttctgcgtatggtcaaataaacacaacatttttagcgtaaatatttcaaataacaacttacatCAAACAATAGAGGGTCAATTTCTAGACCACGTTGACCCCCAttatcagttttcgtttacgtcgacccccgcaaaaaggatgtcgaccccaaggggtctatatcgacccctttgggaacccctggtctaCCGTTAAAAATTTAGGTATCATTCTTGATATCAagttgaatttcaaaagtcatatcgattatgtgatctctaaggcctccaagtttttaggtttcgtctttcgcattactaagagttttgtcaatgtacattgtcttaaagcattatattgtgctctagTCCGTTCGACACTTGAATATTCGACTGTTGTCTGGTCACCCCATTATCAAATCGAagctattcaacataaatttgcGGATCGAAGCTATTCAACATGAATTTGTTAGATTTGCCCAGCGTAAACTACCATGGAGAGATCTGCCTAGTTACATAGATcgctgtaagcttattgaccTTGATCGGTTCATGTCTCCAAGGCAACTTTCATAGGTGATTTGcttcaatcacgtatcgattgtcccgaactcctGCAGTTGATTAATCTCTACATTCACCGACGCAATCTACATTCCCACCCCTTTTTGAGATTACCTATTGCAAGAACAACTTATGGTTATAATCAACCGTTGTCCAGTAtgtataaatttagttttaactgttagttttaattgtagtgttaaGCCTagatgtatctgttggatcattgtaatctgttgatacaaataatgaggaggttttatgcctgctggatctCCATCGGACTTTTCCCtgctcctaaataaataaacaaataaatgaaaCCACTTCAACAGATCTTTAAGAACTTGATTGTTTTCTATTTATTTAGTAATACAGGGTTGCGTaaaggaacctgacacatttttGACTCATCCGGTTACACTAGAACCAAACAAGGGAGGCGAAAACCGAGCACGGCCAGGGATGCcagattcacagattaatctgtgtttcacagattttcaatttctgcacagattttaacaatGACACAGATTTCCACAGACTTctgaaatgatcacagattttcacagattctggaataaatcacagattttttaaatcgagcacagtttagcaccaaaaagtacagagcggtttaggaaaaaggtacagagcgtgttaataatgcgacctttttttttgttcaccaaattgattttgatctgctattatggtacggaaaacgggcacagattttcacagacaagtttctggcttgatcacagatttttgaaaaaatgacctagcATCTCTGAGCACGGCATcggaaagtagaagaatgaaggCCTGAGACGTCAAACGGTGCAAAAAAGTTcgttgtaaatagcaatgactttacgtctgtttagcggattatgttgaatgGAGGTTTATTTTCGTCTAGCAGTTTCCCATTATGGAGCACTAGAGGGTTTTTATTTTAactcgtttttgaagaatcagttgtacgttacaactattcgtgagtttaaaaaacattttgaaattgaGGCTCTAAAAATGCCGGTAACGCATTTTGTAAAATCAGGTTCTGTGACCAAAACAAACGTTCTGGGCCTCGTCCCGACTGTCCGGAGAATGTGGAACGGGTTCGATCCGCTCTAGTGAAGAGCCCCGTGCGAAGAAACATGCGGGTGCTCTTTAAATTTCTCGTCGTTCTTTCTATCGAATGGTGCAGgaagattttttgttttattcgtatAAAGCCATGCcatgtccaagtaccatgcgcgcgggtggttttaggaaattttcgaaggacattttgaaaaatttgccaaaatcaaaaacatacagacctttgaaaaactgttatctatctgcagggcaaaaacgactgaaaaattcggaagattttccgagttttatcaaaaaatagctctgaaaaatcagtgtttttgtgatctttcacaattatttggaaaaataatgagaTGAtgggttaaattttttttcgaataaaccTTTTTCTGGCTGCAAGGATTACATTCAGACAAATTTTTGGGAAAGCTTTCcaagcttttcatggaaaattcacgaatttcatataaccgatttcgttgtattttgacgatttggacgtactaaatgaaatacaaattatttcgcaACGATGCtgattcaatttataaacagaaTAATGTTAGTTTTGTTGTTTTCTTAGTTTTCCACAGAACAAGATCAATTTTGCAGTGGACTGAAGAAAATCCGCTTTAGTTTGAatgtttgaaataattgtgaaaaatcacaaaaacactcatttttagaGCTAGTTTTGATAACCACTTATGACAAAAACGAATTGACTAAATTTTCCTTGATAAAGACcttcaaaaacggccgaaacgttgGTCAATTTAAGAATGaaatcgtttgcctagtgaTTTGGAACTGTTTGCTTTTTAAAAAAAGATGATTTAACGAATAATCTAACTTGCGCACTTTAGCTCAAACCGTTACACATGAGGTATCAAAACTCCGGAACTAAAATAATCAAACGATAGTTTCAGGGTTTTATGGGTAAGAATAATTCACAAATAACATAAATTGTTtatcaacaaaataaacaaatagtgTATTTAAAACGTTTTAAATAGTACATGTATCATAAATGAAGCACAGAGGCGGTTTCCTTAAttaaataagaagaaaacgaaaGTTAATTTAACGTATAATAAACCTTTTTAAGCCGAAATAAATGAGCGCGatgagtaagtcgatgccttccacGCAACCCtcctcgattcccaaccccgcacatagggttctGACCCGAGgagacgaatgaccttaaggttaaaacctctagaatctaaataaacaaatgcccgttgttttttttttataaaaaaggaaaaatttgCACACTAACTTTAGTCTCTGCCATGCAATTCAATACAGATCTGAGTTTCCGTTCTAGAGTTATGAGTTAATGAGTGTGACTGAAAAGAAAATTCTCATTCGAGTACCTCGACTTTCCGGAACCCAGAAGAACATTTGATTTGGAAAGCAATTTGTATACGTGGTAAAATCATACAACGATatgtatgtcgttttcgcttggtgccaagcctaacccagtttccactctaactgctgtcaatccgtttgtttgaagctagtttcgaacctcgtTTCAACGTtgatgaactgaaaatcgagtcagtttcgaagctggttttaatgtggaacacatttttgttttctatataggggtgcaaattagaaactcatgaaaaatacacgtagaaatgtggtcaggttttgaacaattacagctcagtcaattttgtatcaattattaatatcatgtcaccatttgattggaaatatttctacgtattgatttgaatgttcatagccatgtatttttcattgtatatcattgaaatgttgattaatagctagaagtgtcctattttgtctgcaaaaaatctccggcatcccggatttccctgccatagacgacgcttttgaaggagtgagcgatatatcaaagggaaagcattgctctgattggtcaatcgatgcaaaagcgaagctgttggaagcacgcgaatctataaatagaagcgaagttatagctaacgtttcagttctacgcgtagcttgctagagctaggttgttgctagacagtaagacaaaaagtgccataaaacaatttgaagctttaattggtatgctctgatcttgtgtcatgcaagttcggatgaaattccatgttatgccgTTTCGTctaagaaattgacaactaccgcagggtaaatttggagtgcataagattaacttccaatttatataagatgaactcgattgataataagaaaaagtttatcgcttcaaccgaaatcgcagaatggtagagaaacgctataaaaataattgcttgcatacaaaacttgaacacaagcttggcgaaaagaagcttaaatatcgatatccgtatcgctagagtgtacaaacaaataattgcatacatttgggctattgatgtaatttcgtcggctacaaaacaaatacgaaTCACGACAAACAGAGTTTATATTTTGGGTTCACGTGATTGATTGAactatttgattgtagatcattagaaattttggttgccttgttccacatcaacggctcgaacaaccccatggggctgatccttgtagtttttatatcaggtgtgCTTAAATCCCTGTTGcaaagtgcgaaaccaacacagtttcgtgaaaagtgtttgtttgatgaaactaccctgggtcagtttcagttttcgcttgagaactaAACGCACGGAACTGACTAGCATTTAGTGACTTATTGTGTGTTGGACGCTTTAGAAAAATACTTCAATCAAACTAGAGTTATAACCTACAGGCAGAAAACTAGTCGTTTGTGATAATTTGGGTTTGAATAAAATCCCTTCTCTTGTTCGATCACGGATCTTCTGATAGAGTGAAAGCACAACTGAAAAAGTGTGCCTTCAAAGATAAACAAATACTTAAGAAAACAAAGAAGAATAATGTCGTCCCAAACCACTTCTTTCAATAACCTCCACTTTCACTTCTCTCTTCAACAAATCAAATTTAAGAACCCGTATCGACCATTGCCCAAATTTTCGCGCCATTAGCCGTTGATTAgaaccaaaacatttgaatactCGTAACTACAAACGGTGTCGAATGGGGCAATTTACCAGAAACAGTTCAAAGGATTCTGATTGATACTCCAGCGGATTCCCCCATTAGCAACCGAACTGCCTGGGGCTAGAGAAAATCTAATAACATCCCAAAGCCTAGGCAGCCCGATTCCGACAGCAAACCGATAATCGAATCAATTTCCCGGTAAGCTCAGTCAAAACCAACGACTCTCTGGTACCTTTCAGCACAAATTAGTTCTCACCCGTAATCGTTAGTAGCATAACAATTACCGTTTTGCTCACTCGTCCCCTCCCGAAGGAGAGAGCTTTTGGTGGATACTTTTGGTTGGTGGCCCCCCGCGTGGAATTTTAGCTTACTGCCCCCATTCTTCCTTCTTTTTCATGGCCCAGAATCGATGACCGACGGGTGGGTGGGTGTGCACAAGCAACCAATTACTAGCGCTCGGTACTAGAAGGACACTCGTGACAATGCCTGCTGATCGGGATATTTTCAGCTGCCGCCTCTACAACAAGACACCGGTTGGCATCACCAACCGCCAGACCGAACCAGGTCCGAACGGGACCTGGATGAAGGACAACGGCTAGGCAGGGAAGGATAGATGGCTAGGCAGGGAAGGATAGATGAATATTGCAGACTTTACAAAAGGTACAAAAATAGAAGGCCGacgtcgatgatgatgatgatgatgatagcgATGATGTCGACACAACGGTCCCGGCAACACATAGAAGAAAGAAAGAAGACCAACGCGGCCAAAAGGAAACCCGAAATGATGAAAGAGAAACATCAGCGGGGTAGCTTTTAAAAGGGTTGGATCCGATAAAACCtattttttatgtcgattatagaGTGCTGTTTGGCAAAGGAAAGACGCGGGCTTACCTGTGTTTCAGATGAAGTTTTTTCCTTTCGCTGTGGAATTGCGTTCCGGAGTAATCCGAGAACCGCATGCAAGCACGCACGCACACACGCACTATCGCACGCATGTACTCGCACAGTTACAGTACAGAAAACTGGTTGTCGAACGGACGACGGATAAAACGTCCTCTGGAAAAGTGCGGCAGCAATGGCGAGGACTAGAGTTgggttttaaatgtttttttttcttcttgctcGCTCATCTTCTGACGAAACTTTACTCACAATAGTTTACAATAGTTTGGCGATGAGCACACCACATACgcgcacacacgcacacacatgcACTAATTCCCAAATCTATCTGTGTTCAATCAGTTCGTTTCATGCATATTACGGTTTTTCCGGTGCCTGGCGAATGTGTTTCTGCCAGATTCGCCCGATCCGCACGCCGGTTCGGCGCGCAGATTCTCGTCCCTTTACAATCCAATCGGCGGTACTTGAACGTACCGGTAGATGTACAATCGGTAGTCTTTGCTCGCGAGCACCACACTGCCGTCGTCCATCAGGGCCACATCGAAGCACTGGGCATGTTTGACCTTGCTCTCCAAGGCCGACACCAGCTGGCCGTCCTGGGTGAAGATGGTTAGGTTGAAGTTGTTGTGATTGTCCGCAATAAGAATCTCGCCACTGGCGTTGATTCCGACACCGATCGGGTAGTTCGTGATACCCTCACCGCCTATCTGCCGTAGGAACTGACCCTCGTAGTTGAACACTTTGACGCAGTGGGCCCGGTTGTCGCTGATGAAGATCTCCTGCTTGTCGTTCACAACCACACCGTTCGGGAATTCCAGGTGCTTACTACAGCCAAACTTTTGCAGTACATTGCCCGACTGGTCGAAGATAATCACTCGCATCACTTTGCACTCCACCACCACGATACGGCCCTTGCTGTCGACCGTGACGCCCCGTGGATGCTGCAGAATGTTGGCACCGAACTTCCGCACAAACTGTCCGTACTGATTGTAGATCTGAATTTGGTGCGTCGGCGATCGTTCGGTCACGATGATGTCCCCGGAAGTTCTCACCACCGCCACTCGATTCGGGTACAGGAGCTGACCATCGCGTTTGCCACATTCCCCAAACTGGAACTTGAAGCGACCTTCCTTGTCGAAGATCTGAATCCGATGGTTGTTCGTATCGGCCACAATGATATCGTTCTGCGCATTAACGGCAACGCCACTCGGTTCCGTAAACTGTCCCTCCATTACTCCAAACTCGCCAAACTTGCAGTGGTAGATCATTTTCTGTCGCTTGATTTGCGATTTCGGTGGGAAAATTGACGTGTTCATCAGTTTCGAGCTGAGATCAATCATCGACTCCTGCGGGATGTGATTAAGCGGAATGGTGTACTGGTCGTTGATGTTATTGAAGATGTCGGTGCCACCGTTGCTCCATTTTTCGTACGGATTCAACGGTTGCAGGGGTTGCACCTCACCGACAAATGGTCCCAAACTGTTGGCGCTATTGAAACGTTTCGAAATGATGTTGGAATCGAAGGATGACAGACCACCACCGCcgccgccaccaccaccaccaccaccaccgacaCCATTGGTTTGCGATGGCGACGTGGACATGCTCATGCCATTTCCACTGTTGCCGTTTCCGTTCGAGTACTGTCGATCGATTAGGTGTCCGTTGTTGGCTCCGTTTACCATCATCTGGTTCTGGTGTTGGATCATGTTCAAACTGCCAGTGCTGCTGGACGGACTGTTGCCGTTGGTCATGATTAGGTTCGATCCGATCACTCCGTTCGAACCGCAGTTCGTGTTTGTCGATGTAGGCCGGGCAATCGGCGGCTGTTTCGTCGTGGAGGTCATATCCGAGGTGGACCGGATGTAGCCGAACGTGTTTCGCACGCCCACCTGTATTGCCTGATAGTTCGATACAAAGTCCAGTTCGTAGGATGATTGCAGGTCTTGCGTAATGCTCGGGAAGAGAAGGAGCTTGTTTTCCATGAATTTTCGCAGCATGATTGTCTCCGCTAGGCCGGCACATTTACTAAGGCGTTCGACAAACTCGCAACTCTGCAGTACCTTGTCGACTTGATCCTGACTCTTGGTTAGCAGCACCGATTGGGACATGTTCTTGGTGTTGTAGAAACTTTCCAGCTCTTTCAGTAGTTCCGCCCGACGCTCGTCCAGCATCGAACGGTAGAACTGATGCGTTTCGGTGATTTCACTCTGTGCCTTGTGGTACTGTCCTTGGATACGCTGGGAGTTGTGTTCAACGTTTTTGATCAGAGCACGCAACTCGGTTGCCTTGGCACGGACTTCACTAACGGTGTGCAGAAGGTTTTCGATCTGTTTCGGGGTCGAGTCCGGATTGTGTTCACATTCGTGCACCCCATTCGGATGTTCCATGAGCATGCAGTCCTTGCAAACCGGGACACTGCACGTTCGGCAGAAGAACTTGAGCAGTTCGTTGGTGTGGCGTTTGCAGAAATAGTTTGGCTTGTTGGGGCCGTTCATTTCGACACCGTTGACGTTCAGGGCCGACAGTTGACTGTTGAGCTGATTGACGGTGGTAATGGGAATGTTGACTCCCCCACCGGTTCCGTTGGACGTTGGCGGTGTTATCACATTATTCATGATGGATTTCACCAGACTGCTGGTTTCGTCCTTGATCGTCAGATTCAGCGAGGTCAATCGATGCGGGGATGGCTCGAAGCCGTTCATTATTTTACTGCTGTTCAGTATGTTGTTGGCCAATAGACTCCCGTCCAAGCCACCCAAAACACCACCGTTCGCGATTGTTGTCGTTGTGCCGGTCGTCGAACCAGTGCTGGATGCCGAATTCCCAATACGAAACACCGAATGTCCGTCAAAACAGTGCATAAACTGATGAGCAGTGACACAATTCGAACACaggaaattcacacaatcgatacaCTTGGCAACAGCATCCGACTGTTTGCTTTTGCAGCCGGTACACCGGGGGAACAACGATTCCGAACTGTTGGACTGGGCAGATTCGAGACTGGATGCGGTCACGTAGTCGTCACAGATGGCGCTATCACTGGCCGGGGGAGATGATCCGGTTGCCGAACCGCTTAGTGTGGTCAAGGGCGAGTCCGATAGATAGTCTGTAGGCTCACCGTACGAACCAATCGAGTTTGATGCACCGGGTAATGACTCTAGCGATGGCGTAGGAGATGAGGCCATTTTAGTGCACACGCATCAATGaagcgatttttgttttgcgaggGGTTTTCGATAGGCAGTTTATTtcacgttatttttttttcactgtattTTTCTTCTAATTTATTTTTCAGCCGGCTGGTTCAACACTAACGCTTTTCGATTCTCATTGCTTGACAAACAACACTTGAGGGGTGTGTGGGGCACAATTCTCTTCTCACCTTTTGTTTTCACTATTTAGCATCTCTACgaaatttcaacaactttaaaCGGCTCACATTTGTTTCGTTTCACTGAATCTAAAGAAAAGAACAAGAGATAGAGAGATAGAGCTAGAGATAGAGACGCACTTTAATAATAACAGGCACACATTAAACAAAAATTTCCTTCGTTAGGCCGCTTGAAACTCGAGTACATCTCGGAACTTCTGGGCTTCTTCGCCGCGGTGGTTCGGTCGGTGGGGGTCTAAGCCACAGCCCAGCAGAACCCGACTTCTTTTTCTTCCTGAAAATATGCCCGGTTTTTCCTTCCTTTCTACGCTTCTGCTTCTTCATTCATCACATCCTAGCGTGATCGTTCTCTgtagcgcacacacacacacacaacccgGAGCATTCCCCCCTTCTTTTATTTCCCATTCGCGCGTAgctatttttacttttacttGTATGTTTATGCTTCCAACATATTTTTATTACTTTCAATTGCACTGCATTTTGTGTTGTTCCTTTTTGTTCAGTGTACCGAATCGCGGTGTCGTTGGTTTTATGTAATGTTTCGACGGTTATAAACTACGCGCGTCTCGGGCTTCTGAAATGAAGCTTCTGCTGAGTTGCTAGAATCGCTGCGGTCCCGTTTTTATTCCGTTGTGTGTGCATACTTTAAAGGAACAACCgaaagcaacaacaacaacaacagaaaaaaaacctatCTGATCGCACAGGAACAGGGAAACCCGCCGTCATGAAATTGGATCGGAGAGCTTCAGGATGCGTGCATACGGCGAGTGTAAAGGAAAACCCATAAAAAAGCAACTCGAAATACAGGGAGGTAATGATGGATTGGTCGTCTGGATATGTATGGCCTAAGGAAGAAGGTAAGgatataacgaaaaaaaaaatgataatcaCTTGAACGAAACAGAGATGTGAGGAATGCGAAGCAAGAAGGACAAGAAGCGGGCCGATCTTTGTCCCATCAGCGGGTAGAATCGTACAAAAATTGTGCGTTCGCTCGTTCGTTTCTTCTGGATCTTGTTACACGAATATCGTTCCACACACGTACACACTTCTCTGGACAATTGTTTGTGCCGTATACATATATCTATCtatcttttcatttcatttctttCAGGCAGTAGTCAGATGTAGAATTTTTCCATCGACCGTCTGCCAAAAAACCAGCACTCAGGGCCCGGAGATGTAGAGCGCAGCTTCCAGCAAAGGCCTCAAGGTTGTCTCCGGGCGATATTGTGTGACAATTTCCTCGATCCGGGTGACGATTGTAACGAAAACACACCAAACATATGGTTCGATTACGCGAAGACGCGACAAAGACCACACTTGGAAAGCACGTTTTCGAATGCTGAATTCGCACTGTGTTTGACGGATTAGAGTGCTTTTATTGGACACTAAACtgcgaaaaaaaactgtttgtcGATGACTAACGCCTCTCTTTCTGACTGGCTTGCTTGCTTGCGGTAGGACTCTCTCTACTCCTCTATGAGTGAGCCTTGCAACAAGGAGAATTACTGACTATATATATTTTGCTAATATTTGGTGCTAAGCACGAAAACTCACTGTTACTCTCGTCGAGTCTGCAGTACGACTAGCAGTCGTTGAGCATAAAATGTGCTGGAAACCGACAAAAGCTGCCTTACCACGCCAGTTACAACCATACCAACCAACACACAGAAGTAGGCAAACCGAGCGCGCAGAAAGCATGGGGTGTCCTATGGATAGGGTACTGTACCTGTTTATTCACTCAACTGCTGAACTCACTCTCCCGCTTATGCCCATGGAGTTCTCATTCGAACGGAACGTTTGTTTGTGTAGGTTATGCTATCATTACAGCGAGGCGAGGGTAAACAAGAGAGTACCTAACCAGACGGGTAATGGAAGCCGACCGTCATCATGAGTTCCGCTTTCAATCAGTGAGTTAAGAAGCAAACAAAAAACGCGTACGTACACACACGTACGTAATGCTCGGTGAGTGCACATGTGCGCGTCTTCGTTTTTGTTTACACCGCAACCCAATCCAAGCAAAAGCAACCCCCCTCAGTGAGAGAAGGAGTACCCCGGGATCGGAATTGTGAGTAACATCCAGCCattagagagagaaagagagagagagagcgcgCCATCAACCAACCAAACAAGCAACCATACAAGCCACTACATCGGTGTGGGTGTGGGTCTTGCGTTGCGACCGAGGAATGAGTGCGTACGAATATTCTAGACACAAACACCACCGAACATCAGCGGGAGCCCCAAAGTTCAAAAACACTACGCGCGTTCTGCTTTGCTTTTCCCCATGACTAAACAAAGAATGTATCGAGCGCACGAGGGAGACACACTCTTCACCGTTCCGCACCACCCCATCAACCGCCTGTACCCTGtgacaggcaggcaggcaggcagtaGTCTAGCGAACCGAACTTCCTTTCTTCATGGATTGGGGCTCGGCATTCTCACCAGCACCGCACCCGGAATCATCATCAATGCGCTTACACTACTGCCGCGTCCTGCTTGCCTTCCTGCCCGGTAGGCGCTAGCTGCACAAAACCGAAGCACGGATGGTGATCAACAGTCTAcggggttgttgttgttgttgttgttgcattCGTTGCTGTTGTTTGCACAGTTAGTGAATCAATCTAAGCTA
This genomic window contains:
- the LOC131427653 gene encoding brain tumor protein, with the protein product MASSPTPSLESLPGASNSIGSYGEPTDYLSDSPLTTLSGSATGSSPPASDSAICDDYVTASSLESAQSNSSESLFPRCTGCKSKQSDAVAKCIDCVNFLCSNCVTAHQFMHCFDGHSVFRIGNSASSTGSTTGTTTTIANGGVLGGLDGSLLANNILNSSKIMNGFEPSPHRLTSLNLTIKDETSSLVKSIMNNVITPPTSNGTGGGVNIPITTVNQLNSQLSALNVNGVEMNGPNKPNYFCKRHTNELLKFFCRTCSVPVCKDCMLMEHPNGVHECEHNPDSTPKQIENLLHTVSEVRAKATELRALIKNVEHNSQRIQGQYHKAQSEITETHQFYRSMLDERRAELLKELESFYNTKNMSQSVLLTKSQDQVDKVLQSCEFVERLSKCAGLAETIMLRKFMENKLLLFPSITQDLQSSYELDFVSNYQAIQVGVRNTFGYIRSTSDMTSTTKQPPIARPTSTNTNCGSNGVIGSNLIMTNGNSPSSSTGSLNMIQHQNQMMVNGANNGHLIDRQYSNGNGNSGNGMSMSTSPSQTNGVGGGGGGGGGGGGGLSSFDSNIISKRFNSANSLGPFVGEVQPLQPLNPYEKWSNGGTDIFNNINDQYTIPLNHIPQESMIDLSSKLMNTSIFPPKSQIKRQKMIYHCKFGEFGVMEGQFTEPSGVAVNAQNDIIVADTNNHRIQIFDKEGRFKFQFGECGKRDGQLLYPNRVAVVRTSGDIIVTERSPTHQIQIYNQYGQFVRKFGANILQHPRGVTVDSKGRIVVVECKVMRVIIFDQSGNVLQKFGCSKHLEFPNGVVVNDKQEIFISDNRAHCVKVFNYEGQFLRQIGGEGITNYPIGVGINASGEILIADNHNNFNLTIFTQDGQLVSALESKVKHAQCFDVALMDDGSVVLASKDYRLYIYRYVQVPPIGL